The Humulus lupulus chromosome 3, drHumLupu1.1, whole genome shotgun sequence genome window below encodes:
- the LOC133822544 gene encoding pumilio homolog 5, translated as MAMESPMRVVETSRGTKWPSSEDTATFGSPLRSMAVEELGLFMNDPSLHKHQADLVPNRSGSAPPSMEGSFAAIRNLLIEQNFSVNSSLDDLRNKLGKLESEEQVRSDPAYLAYYFSNMNLNVRLPPPIISKENRDLLPHIRSFRNNWKLTSTDDSGNGSLHQSQESLSTHKEVIEEDSSPTQASEDLVENSAAAILGIDGVSSASRHKSLVDLIQEDFPRTPSPVYNQSRSSSHATTDEPVDKILEPNSSNIDFAEIKSLDSHGTMLTPTDGSLSISLQSSLHSDETGSSRRDEANDKYVNLDDNASASGTFQLATSRTESRTNLKTELNQEEQHSYIKNVPKVPLSRQQGSSNQVQAFQGQWISQGMNNFETYLEKGPRSHPNFPIEMQPSLHAPGYTPPLYATAAAYMASGNPFYTNVQQSNLYAQQYNLPAYPMGSPLLQPFMAGYPSHGALPVPFGGTSNPTFIGQTGNVQTGHGIPHVSDLQHPSEFYGRPGSMPQPSFLNPLHIQYYPSSVHDMYGSSVQHGQLESRGITSSPFTQQDSSFSTYIGDQKFQSLTHGSMSVSPRKIGISGNGNFPFMGVMTQFPTSPLASPIMPSSPVGRADHFGRHTEMRFPQGSIRNPGIYPGCQGKRSIHCADDQKKLSFLEELKSSNSPKLGLSDMEGRILEFSIDQHGSRFIQQKLEHCSPEEKASVFKEVVPYASKLMTDVFGNYVIQKFFELGSPEQRKELANQLSGQMLPLSLQMYGCRVIQKALDAIELGQKTLLVQELDGHVMTCVHDQNGNHVIQKCIECVPAEKIGFIISAFKSQVANLATHPYGCRVIQRVLEYCSDDLQCQCVINEILESASILSQDQYGNYVTQYLLVQGKPRERSQIISKLTGIIVQMSMHKYASNVVEKCLEHGNTEERELLIEEILGVSKENDSLLTMMKDQFANYVVQKMFEKSNDRQREILLNRTRAHLAALRKYTYGKHIVARFEQLCGEGSQTSESESA; from the exons ATGGCAATGGAGAGTCCTATGAGAGTGGTGGAAACCAGCAGAGGTACAAAATGGCCCTCGTCAGAGGATACCGCCACCTTTGGATCTCCACTAAGAAGTATGGCAGTAGAGGAGCTGGGATTATTTATGAATGATCCCAGTCTACACAAACACCAAGCGGATTTGGTCCCAAATCGAAGTGGTAGTGCTCCACCAAGTATGGAGGGTTCATTTGCAGCTATTAGGAATCTATTGATTGAACAAAATTTTAGTGTGAATTCTAGCTTGGATGATTTAAGAAACAAATTGGGAAAATTAGAGTCCGAGGAACAAGTGCGGTCTGACCCTGCTTATCTAGCATACTATTTCTCTAACATGAACTTGAATGTGAGGCTTCCTCCACCCATTATTTCAAAGGAAAACCGTGACCTGCTGCCTCACATTCGTAGCTTTAGGAACAATTGGAAATTGACTTCTACGGATGACAGTGGCAATGGATCCTTGCATCAATCTCAGGAGTCACTTTCTACTCATAaggaagtgatagaggaggataGTTCACCTACACAAGCTTCAGAAGATTTAGTAGAAAATAGTGCTGCAGCAATACTTGGAATTGACGGGGTTTCCTCAGCAAGTCGTCATAAAAGTTTGGTTGATCTGATACAG GAGGACTTCCCCCGTACGCCATCTCCTGTGTATAATCAATCTCGTTCCTCAAGTCATGCAACAACAGATGAACCAGTTGATAAGATATTAGAACCTAATTCAAGCAATATTGATTTTGCTGAGATTAAATCTCTGGATTCACATGGCACTATGTTGACACCCACGGATGGTTCTTTGTCTATTTCTCTTCAAAGCTCGTTACATTCTGATGAGACAGGAAGTTCACGACGAGACGAAGCTAATGATAAGTATGTTAATTTAGATGATAATGCATCAGCTAGTGGCACCTTTCAGTTGGCCACTTCCAGAACTGAGTCAAGAACTAATTTAAAGACTGAACTCAATCAAGAGGAGCAACATTCTTATATAAAGAATGTCCCAAAAGTTCCTTTGTCTAGACAACAAGGCAGTTCAAATCAGGTTCAGGCGTTTCAAGGTCAATGGATTTCTCAAGGAATGAATAATTTTGAGACTTACTTGGAAAAAGGACCCCGAAGTCATCCCAACTTCCCCATTGAGATGCAGCCATCTTTGCATGCACCTGGATATACACCTCCATTGTATGCAACAGCAGCAGCATATATGGCTTCAGGAAATCCATTTTATACTAATGTGCAGCAGTCTAATTTATATGCTCAACAGTATAATTTACCGGCATATCCCATGGGTTCTCCACTTCTTCAGCCATTTATGGCTGGGTATCCTTCTCATGGTGCACTTCCTGTGCCATTTGGTGGTACTTCCAATCCAACTTTTATTGGTCAAACTGGTAATGTTCAAACTGGGCATGGTATTCCTCATGTGAGTGATTTGCAACACCCAAGTGAATTTTATGGGCGGCCTGGTTCAATGCCACAACCTTCTTTTTTGAATCCTCTTCATATACAATACTATCCATCTTCGGTGCATGACATGTATGGTAGTTCAGTTCAGCATGGTCAGTTGGAATCAAGGGGTATAACTAGTAGTCCGTTTACACAACAAGACTCCTCTTTTTCTACTTATATAGGTGATCAGAAGTTCCAGTCTCTAACACATGGAAGTATGAGCGTGTCTCCAAGAAAAATTGGAATTAGTGGTAATGGAAATTTTCCTTTCATGGGTGTCATGACACAATTCCCAACTTCTCCTCTTGCTAGTCCAATAATGCCGTCATCTCCAGTTGGTAGAGCAGATCATTTTGGTCGACATACTGAAATGAGGTTCCCACAAGGCTCGATCAGGAACCCAGGAATATATCCTGGATGTCAAGGAAAAAGAAGCATCCACTGTGCTGATGATCAGAAGAAGTTATCTTTTCTGGAAGAATTAAAATCAAGCAATTCTCCCAAACTTGGACTCTCTGATATGGAAGGGCGCATTCTTGAGTTCAG TATTGATCAACATGGGAGTCGATTTATTCAGCAGAAGCTGGAACATTGCAGTCCTGAAGAGAAGGCCTCTGTTTTCAAAGAAGTTGTTCCATATGCTTCAAAGTTAATGACTGATGTTTTTGGAAACTATGTTATCCAAAAA TTTTTTGAGCTTGGAAGTCCTGAGCAAAGAAAGGAGTTAGCAAATCAACTATCTGGACAGATGCTACCTTTGAGTTTGCAGATGTATGGTTGTCGTGTGATCCAGAAG GCTCTTGATGCTATTGAGCTTGGTCAAAAGACACTTCTTGTGCAAGAGCTTGATGGCCATGTCATGACATGTGTACATGATCAAAATGGAAATCATGTCATCCAGAAATGTATTGAATGTGTCCCAGCAGAAAAAATTGGATTTATCATATCTGCTTTCAAAAGTCAAGTCGCCAATCTTGCTACTCACCCCTATGGTTGCCGTGTCATACAG AGAGTTTTGGAGTATTGTTCAGATGATCTCCAATGCCAATGTGTCATAAATGAAATACTGGAGTCTGCTAGTATTCTTTCTCAAGATCAGTATGGCAATTATGTTACCCAG TATCTCCTAGTGCAGGGAAAGCCACGTGAGAGGAGCCAAATTATTAGCAAGTTAACTGGGATAATTGTACAAATGAGCATGCACAAGTATGCATCAAATGTTGTTGAAAAGTGTTTGGAGCATGGCAATACTGAGGAGAGGGAGCTCTTGATTGAGGAGATTTTGGGAGTGTCAAAGGAAAATGATAGTTTACTG ACAATGATGAAGGACCAATTTGCTAATTATGTGGTCCAAAAGATGTTTGAGAAAAGCAATGACAGACAACGGGAAATATTGCTGAATCGTACGAGAGCCCATCTCGCTGCTCTGAGGAAATATACGTATGGCAAACACATTGTTGCTCGATTCGAACAGCTATGTGGAGAAG GGAGCCAGACATCAGAATCTGAAAGTGCTTGA